A window of Halobellus sp. LT62 contains these coding sequences:
- a CDS encoding Lrp/AsnC family transcriptional regulator translates to MAEDEIDHVDRAILHALQEDARNTSSGDIAERTGTSGSTVRKRIQRLESDGMIKGYSADVDYQASGYPLRMLLFCTASIPERGDLIPDILEIDGVVSVQELVTGERNLLVTVVGETDDDITPVAQELLEMGLTVADEVLVRSHETKPFGEFDSS, encoded by the coding sequence ATGGCCGAAGACGAGATCGACCACGTCGACAGAGCGATCCTCCACGCGCTCCAAGAGGACGCCCGAAACACGTCCTCTGGCGACATCGCCGAGCGGACCGGGACGTCGGGCAGCACCGTCCGCAAGCGGATCCAGCGGCTCGAATCTGACGGGATGATCAAGGGCTACAGCGCAGACGTGGACTATCAGGCCTCCGGCTACCCGCTCCGGATGCTGTTGTTCTGCACGGCCTCGATCCCGGAACGCGGCGACCTCATCCCGGACATCCTCGAGATTGACGGCGTCGTCTCGGTACAGGAACTCGTCACCGGCGAGCGGAACCTCCTCGTCACCGTGGTCGGGGAGACGGACGACGACATCACTCCCGTCGCCCAAGAGCTACTGGAGATGGGGCTGACAGTGGCCGACGAGGTGCTCGTCCGCAGCCACGAGACGAAACCGTTCGGCGAGTTCGATTCTTCTTAG
- a CDS encoding proton-conducting transporter membrane subunit: MTGQKQPTTIGELPGGEPQTDALTPVAVTRLTWALFVASLGGTVGQALGWWTSLPSVGPFAIDGLTLLLWAVVTFFAGIVNSYSRRYMAGSHGIERFFGRTFGFTLVVMVLAAADHALLFAAAWLAMGLVMADLIGHVRGWPQAQSAARFARRYFLASSALLAVSIAVLWWETGATTVAGFAAAGESLPATTAFAVSGTLVLAAMIQSALLPFHGWLLGSMTAPTPASALMHAGFVNAGGILLLRFSPVVTAEPSVMLAIVLVGAVSALGGKLLKSVQTDVKRRLGCSTVGQMGFMIMQAGLGFFGAAITHLILHGFYKAYKFLSAGSRVERTSPTADSDDGALGPGGVAVTLLSAIAGGAVFAAVTGKGTGFDSGALLLLIVVLTTLHAARTSLSQTALSASVRIAAVPLVFLPAIALYGAAYRAVGAVLRDVPLVTAPAELTVGHAVVAAAFLLAYFAIETGAYRRSRRLYVALLNATRPPSATLLTATEDYNEY, from the coding sequence ATGACAGGACAGAAGCAACCGACGACAATCGGAGAGTTACCGGGCGGGGAACCGCAAACGGACGCGCTAACGCCCGTCGCAGTCACGCGACTCACGTGGGCGCTGTTCGTCGCAAGCCTCGGGGGGACCGTCGGTCAGGCCCTCGGATGGTGGACGTCGCTCCCGTCTGTGGGTCCGTTCGCTATCGACGGGCTGACGCTTCTCCTGTGGGCCGTCGTGACTTTCTTCGCCGGCATCGTCAACAGCTACTCGCGCCGGTATATGGCAGGGTCCCACGGGATCGAGCGGTTCTTCGGCCGGACGTTCGGCTTCACGCTGGTCGTGATGGTGCTGGCGGCCGCGGACCACGCGCTGCTTTTCGCCGCCGCGTGGCTGGCGATGGGACTCGTGATGGCCGACCTGATCGGCCACGTTCGCGGCTGGCCGCAGGCGCAGTCGGCCGCGCGGTTCGCCCGCCGGTACTTCCTCGCGAGCAGCGCGCTTCTCGCTGTTTCCATCGCGGTCCTGTGGTGGGAGACGGGCGCGACGACCGTCGCGGGGTTCGCCGCGGCCGGCGAGTCGCTGCCCGCGACGACGGCGTTCGCCGTCTCGGGCACGCTCGTCCTCGCGGCGATGATCCAGTCGGCGCTGCTGCCGTTCCACGGCTGGCTCCTCGGCTCGATGACCGCCCCCACGCCCGCATCGGCGCTGATGCACGCGGGGTTCGTCAACGCCGGCGGGATCTTGCTCCTCCGGTTCTCGCCCGTCGTCACCGCGGAGCCGTCGGTGATGCTCGCTATCGTCCTCGTCGGCGCGGTCAGCGCGCTGGGCGGGAAGCTCCTGAAGTCGGTCCAGACCGACGTCAAACGCCGTCTCGGCTGCTCGACTGTCGGGCAGATGGGCTTCATGATTATGCAGGCCGGACTCGGCTTCTTCGGTGCCGCGATCACGCACCTGATCCTCCACGGGTTCTACAAGGCCTACAAGTTCCTCTCGGCGGGGAGCCGAGTCGAGCGGACGAGCCCGACCGCGGACTCCGACGACGGCGCTCTCGGTCCCGGCGGCGTCGCGGTGACGCTCCTCTCGGCGATCGCCGGCGGCGCGGTGTTCGCCGCGGTAACCGGCAAAGGAACCGGATTCGACAGCGGCGCGCTGCTGCTGCTGATCGTGGTCCTGACGACGCTGCACGCGGCGCGGACGTCGCTCTCGCAGACCGCACTGTCCGCGTCGGTCCGGATCGCCGCGGTCCCGCTCGTGTTCCTCCCGGCGATCGCGCTGTACGGAGCGGCCTACCGGGCCGTCGGGGCGGTCCTGCGCGACGTGCCGCTCGTCACCGCACCGGCCGAACTGACGGTCGGACACGCCGTCGTGGCCGCCGCGTTCCTCCTCGCCTACTTCGCGATCGAGACGGGCGCGTACCGGCGCAGCCGTCGGCTCTACGTGGCGCTGCTGAACGCGACCCGGCCGCCGTCTGCGACGCTTCTGACCGCCACGGAGGACTACAATGAGTACTGA
- a CDS encoding DUF2309 domain-containing protein: MSTETAIRDSIEQAKRAVGRTWPLHSFVTANPLSGFEDRPFHEAVREGERLYGGQGYPSASVFRRAWEQGRIDPDRLREALARHGYGDPEADGFDPETHLDRMAAAETEAEDATPDVDDRATTPSDRVDAVLTKWLSAFLDEGAAEWPMPDRSRGFYCAFRAAAQYDREIPDRSSIAALPNDPIDALADRLTDHPRDRWPSAFEHHLSALPGWTGLIKRRVEDGDVWQSACPITLPGYLAVRLTLADRFDAPIVPDAATAGSGSTPGSADGADDAPLAEAWLTAWEATYRERLVDEVAARSPRVGEEGDEPGDDAPHGADDGVRPDAQLVFCIDTRSEVIRRHVESAGNYETHGYAGFFGIPMRYEGFDSAVGTDACPPIVDVAHRIEDRPSGAHQHSHERHARWTNLLEAGESVLEGLKSNAATAFSFVETAGSGYGAALAARTLLPGRVHDALDAIDERTPCAREFCRPALDRDGSDDGEIPRGMTFEERVEYAANAFELMGWEEFARLVVFTGHASETENNPFGSSLDCGACAGNPGGPNARVLAAICNEDRVQSALAERGIEIPDDTVFVAGEHNTTTDEVTLFAGDVPESHERDVEALRVDLASATADATAERAASMGVAPDDAGRETKRRAADWAETRPEWGLAGNAGFVVGRRELTADLDLAGRSFLHSYDWRTDSEGDALEAILTGPMVVTQWINAQYYFATVDTAAYGSGSKVTQNPIGNVGVYQGNGGDLLAGLPLQSVMRAADEPYHQPLRLSTVVHAPVDRVTDVLSGHDHLTELLDNDWLSLTVVDPTRDHAAFQYEEELAWTGLSEAAKPTVEEAQRESIEVSAAVADD, encoded by the coding sequence ATGAGTACTGAAACCGCCATCCGCGACAGCATCGAACAGGCGAAACGCGCGGTCGGACGCACTTGGCCGCTCCACTCGTTCGTGACGGCCAACCCGCTCTCGGGGTTCGAGGACCGACCCTTCCACGAGGCGGTTCGGGAGGGGGAACGCCTGTACGGGGGACAGGGCTACCCGAGCGCGTCGGTCTTCCGCCGCGCTTGGGAGCAGGGTCGGATCGACCCCGACAGGCTGCGCGAGGCGCTAGCGCGGCACGGGTACGGCGATCCCGAGGCCGACGGGTTCGACCCCGAGACGCACCTCGACCGGATGGCGGCCGCGGAGACCGAGGCGGAGGACGCGACTCCAGACGTCGACGACCGGGCGACGACGCCGTCCGACCGGGTCGATGCCGTCCTGACGAAGTGGCTGTCGGCGTTCCTTGACGAGGGAGCCGCCGAGTGGCCGATGCCGGATCGGTCCCGCGGGTTCTACTGCGCGTTCCGCGCCGCCGCGCAGTACGACCGCGAGATACCCGATCGGTCGTCGATCGCGGCGCTCCCGAACGATCCGATCGACGCGCTCGCCGACCGCCTCACGGATCACCCGCGCGACCGTTGGCCGTCGGCGTTCGAGCACCACCTGAGCGCGCTCCCCGGCTGGACCGGGCTGATCAAACGCCGCGTCGAAGACGGCGACGTCTGGCAGTCGGCCTGTCCGATCACGCTGCCCGGGTACTTGGCCGTCCGGCTGACGCTCGCGGACCGGTTCGACGCGCCGATCGTCCCCGACGCGGCGACGGCCGGTTCGGGATCGACTCCCGGGAGCGCGGACGGCGCGGACGATGCCCCGCTCGCGGAGGCGTGGCTGACCGCGTGGGAGGCGACGTACCGCGAGCGCCTCGTCGACGAAGTCGCCGCGAGGAGCCCTCGCGTCGGCGAGGAGGGCGACGAACCCGGAGACGACGCACCGCACGGGGCCGACGATGGAGTGCGCCCGGACGCACAGTTGGTCTTCTGCATCGACACCCGCTCTGAGGTAATCCGCCGGCACGTCGAATCGGCCGGGAACTACGAGACGCACGGCTACGCCGGGTTCTTCGGCATCCCGATGCGCTATGAGGGATTCGACTCGGCGGTCGGCACCGACGCGTGTCCGCCGATCGTCGACGTCGCCCACCGGATCGAGGACCGGCCGTCGGGAGCCCACCAGCATAGCCACGAGCGCCACGCGCGGTGGACGAACCTGCTGGAGGCCGGCGAGTCCGTCCTCGAAGGGCTCAAGTCGAACGCCGCGACCGCGTTCAGCTTCGTCGAGACCGCCGGGAGCGGCTACGGGGCCGCGCTCGCGGCGCGGACGCTCCTGCCGGGGCGCGTCCACGACGCCCTCGACGCGATCGACGAGCGGACCCCCTGTGCACGCGAGTTCTGTCGACCGGCGCTCGATCGCGACGGCTCCGACGATGGGGAGATCCCGCGAGGGATGACGTTCGAAGAGCGCGTCGAGTACGCCGCGAACGCCTTCGAGCTGATGGGCTGGGAGGAGTTCGCACGCCTTGTCGTGTTCACGGGTCACGCCAGCGAGACGGAGAACAACCCCTTCGGGTCGAGCCTAGACTGCGGGGCCTGCGCCGGCAACCCCGGCGGTCCGAACGCCCGCGTTCTCGCGGCGATTTGCAACGAGGACAGGGTGCAGTCGGCGCTGGCCGAGCGGGGGATCGAGATTCCCGACGACACCGTCTTCGTCGCCGGCGAGCACAACACCACGACCGACGAGGTAACGCTGTTCGCCGGAGACGTCCCCGAAAGTCACGAGCGCGACGTCGAAGCGCTCCGGGTCGACCTCGCGAGCGCCACCGCGGACGCCACCGCCGAACGCGCGGCGTCGATGGGGGTCGCTCCCGACGACGCCGGGCGCGAGACGAAGCGCCGCGCTGCCGACTGGGCGGAGACACGCCCCGAGTGGGGCCTCGCCGGGAACGCGGGGTTCGTCGTCGGACGGCGTGAGCTCACGGCGGATCTGGACCTCGCCGGGCGCTCGTTCCTCCACTCGTACGACTGGCGCACCGATTCCGAGGGCGACGCCTTGGAGGCGATCCTGACGGGGCCGATGGTGGTCACCCAGTGGATCAACGCCCAGTACTACTTCGCCACCGTCGACACCGCCGCCTACGGCAGCGGATCGAAGGTGACGCAGAACCCGATCGGAAACGTCGGCGTCTACCAAGGCAACGGGGGCGACCTCTTGGCCGGACTGCCGCTGCAGTCGGTGATGCGCGCCGCCGACGAGCCCTACCACCAGCCGCTTCGCCTCTCGACGGTCGTCCACGCGCCGGTCGACCGCGTCACCGACGTCCTCTCGGGGCACGACCACCTCACCGAGCTCTTGGACAACGACTGGCTCTCGCTGACCGTCGTCGACCCCACTCGGGATCACGCGGCCTTCCAGTACGAGGAGGAGCTCGCGTGGACCGGCCTCAGCGAGGCGGCGAAGCCGACGGTCGAGGAGGCGCAGAGAGAATCGATCGAAGTGAGCGCCGCCGTCGCCGACGACTGA
- a CDS encoding PH domain-containing protein has protein sequence MPRSLSPLSIPYRAFQRGGGIAVFLAFVLSGGVTIPGVGPAGPLIVLGIGLLAVAALVGYEIAYVRRFSYELATETLDIDSGVLSRRNREIPLRRIQNVDISRNVVQRLLGIALVSFETAGGGETEAQLKFVTFEEAKRLQRELARLKREAAAEEATADGEEETRAVTAEPESTELFALDRSELAILGALSVDLRVPGILFLLVSTIGSTVISTYLEAVPGVALALAAGVLVVVVALVSWLVGAAAAIIEYYDFRLVRSGDELQYERGLLQRYDGSIPFDKIQTLTIADNPLKRHFGYATLYIETAGYAPGSSGGSRGSEAAIPLAKRDHVLELVEELEPVGEVDFERPPRLARRRYLVRYLLVVGVLTGITYGAETLFPLPFPPWLPLLLAPLAVLFAHATWRNRGHWLGEHHVVTRNGVLRRETKIVPYYRIQTVIDSRNVFQRRLGLATVTIDTAGSLSLGGQDAAAVDVSGARADELREGLETRLEDAVDAYRAGRAGIGSEDEPGASDGDEADDSTGDWERRGEET, from the coding sequence ATGCCCCGAAGCCTCTCGCCGCTGTCGATTCCGTACCGCGCGTTCCAGCGCGGCGGCGGCATCGCCGTCTTCCTCGCGTTCGTGCTCAGCGGCGGCGTCACGATCCCGGGCGTCGGTCCCGCGGGCCCGCTGATCGTCCTCGGTATCGGCCTGCTCGCCGTGGCGGCACTCGTCGGCTACGAGATCGCGTACGTCAGGCGGTTCAGCTACGAACTCGCGACGGAAACGCTCGACATCGATTCGGGGGTGCTCTCGCGTCGGAACCGCGAGATCCCGCTCCGGCGGATCCAGAACGTCGACATCTCTCGGAACGTCGTCCAGCGCCTGCTCGGTATCGCGCTCGTCTCCTTCGAGACCGCCGGCGGCGGCGAGACCGAGGCGCAACTCAAATTCGTCACCTTCGAGGAAGCCAAGCGGCTCCAGCGCGAACTCGCGCGGTTGAAGCGGGAAGCCGCCGCCGAGGAAGCGACGGCCGACGGCGAGGAGGAGACGCGGGCGGTCACCGCAGAGCCCGAATCGACTGAGCTGTTCGCGCTCGATCGGAGCGAACTCGCGATCCTCGGCGCGCTGTCGGTCGATCTGCGCGTTCCGGGGATCCTCTTTCTCCTCGTCTCGACGATCGGTTCTACGGTCATCTCCACGTACCTCGAAGCGGTCCCCGGCGTCGCGCTCGCGCTCGCCGCGGGCGTGCTCGTCGTCGTCGTCGCGCTCGTCTCGTGGCTCGTCGGGGCCGCCGCGGCGATCATCGAGTACTACGACTTCCGGCTGGTTCGCTCGGGCGACGAGCTACAGTACGAACGCGGCCTGCTCCAGCGCTACGACGGCTCGATCCCCTTCGACAAGATCCAGACGCTGACGATCGCGGACAACCCGCTGAAGCGGCACTTCGGCTACGCGACGCTGTACATCGAGACGGCGGGCTACGCGCCCGGCAGTTCGGGCGGGTCCCGCGGCTCTGAGGCGGCGATCCCGCTGGCAAAGCGAGATCACGTGCTCGAACTCGTCGAGGAACTCGAACCGGTCGGCGAGGTCGATTTCGAGCGGCCCCCGCGATTGGCTCGGCGGCGGTACCTAGTCCGCTATCTACTCGTGGTCGGCGTGCTCACCGGGATCACCTACGGTGCGGAGACGCTGTTTCCGCTCCCGTTCCCGCCGTGGCTTCCCCTGCTGCTCGCGCCGCTGGCGGTACTGTTCGCGCACGCGACGTGGCGCAACCGCGGGCACTGGCTGGGCGAGCACCACGTCGTCACCCGAAACGGCGTGCTCAGACGCGAGACGAAGATCGTCCCCTACTACCGGATCCAGACGGTCATCGATTCCCGCAACGTCTTCCAACGCCGGCTGGGCCTCGCGACCGTTACCATCGACACCGCGGGGTCGCTCTCGCTCGGGGGGCAAGACGCGGCCGCAGTGGACGTGTCGGGCGCCCGGGCCGACGAGTTGCGCGAGGGGCTCGAAACGCGGCTCGAAGACGCCGTCGACGCCTACCGCGCCGGTCGCGCCGGAATCGGCTCCGAGGACGAGCCGGGAGCGAGCGATGGCGACGAGGCCGACGACTCGACGGGCGACTGGGAACGGCGCGGAGAAGAGACGTAA
- a CDS encoding PH domain-containing protein, translating into MNRLNPRIRLLWIVRSLITAAVLAGIAFGVGRVIDPAWLPAWAPAVIFVAFGGLGVTLAVLRYRVWRYEVREDSLYLERGVFTRVRTVVPFVRIQHVDTSRSPTERFVGLASTVVYTAGSRGADVSVPGLTPDDADDLRERLKRLAIRSEGEDAV; encoded by the coding sequence ATGAACCGACTCAATCCCCGCATCCGGCTGCTGTGGATCGTCCGCTCTCTGATCACGGCTGCAGTGCTCGCCGGGATCGCCTTCGGCGTCGGCCGCGTCATCGATCCGGCGTGGCTCCCCGCGTGGGCTCCCGCGGTCATTTTCGTCGCGTTCGGCGGCCTCGGCGTGACGCTCGCCGTCCTCCGCTATCGCGTGTGGCGCTACGAGGTCCGCGAGGATTCACTCTATCTCGAACGCGGCGTGTTCACGAGGGTCCGGACGGTCGTTCCGTTCGTCCGGATTCAACACGTCGACACGTCCCGCTCGCCGACCGAGCGGTTCGTCGGTCTCGCGAGCACCGTCGTCTACACGGCGGGGTCGCGCGGTGCCGACGTATCGGTTCCCGGACTCACGCCGGACGACGCCGACGACCTGCGTGAACGGCTGAAGCGGCTGGCAATCCGCTCGGAGGGCGAGGACGCCGTCTGA
- a CDS encoding CopD family protein, which produces MVLDTVMVTLHVLVGALWVGSVVFVAGAILPAAAEGALDAAPLETITDRLVYLSRGASVVMFLTGGHLAGTRYTVETLTGSGRGHLVLAMLALWLVLTALVEIGRSRLVDGLQEKRVRTPVAESATVFRAAAVVGVLLLVDAGLLASGLTLY; this is translated from the coding sequence ATGGTACTCGACACTGTGATGGTGACTCTGCACGTCCTCGTGGGCGCGCTGTGGGTCGGTAGCGTCGTCTTCGTCGCCGGTGCGATCCTCCCCGCCGCCGCCGAGGGCGCGCTCGATGCGGCCCCGCTGGAGACAATCACCGACAGGTTGGTTTACCTCTCCCGCGGCGCGTCGGTCGTGATGTTCCTCACCGGCGGCCACCTCGCCGGGACGCGCTACACCGTCGAGACGCTCACCGGATCCGGACGTGGCCACCTCGTCCTCGCGATGCTCGCGCTGTGGCTCGTGCTCACCGCGCTCGTCGAGATCGGCCGGAGTCGACTCGTCGACGGCTTACAGGAGAAGCGCGTTCGGACGCCCGTCGCGGAGTCGGCGACCGTCTTCCGCGCGGCGGCCGTCGTCGGCGTGCTCCTCCTCGTCGACGCCGGACTGCTCGCTTCGGGACTGACGCTCTACTGA
- a CDS encoding inositol monophosphatase family protein: MSDRSVDRPLLEAVAARAVRASGDYLADAFRGDAVEAEYGIDDVKTAADRAAEERALGVIREAFPEHAVHSEEYGRDGEHRYEWVVDPLDGTNNFAADIPLFAAAACVLDDGDPLVSAVYEPLPDSLYLARRGGGATIDGDPLVAENGRSLPHGTVSFVVGLPALRDEAYREQAEGLEDALEDRCKRVINTWSPCVDWGLLARGSIEGLVAYRPDVYEQYAGALLAEESGVVHRVFDVEEGGTGLEERTSDTDAKGIDGLYVAATDRETCDRLVEAAMTVLD, from the coding sequence ATGAGCGATCGATCGGTGGACCGCCCGCTCTTGGAGGCTGTGGCCGCCCGAGCCGTCCGGGCCAGCGGCGACTACCTCGCGGATGCGTTCCGCGGCGACGCGGTCGAGGCGGAGTACGGCATCGATGACGTGAAGACGGCCGCGGACCGAGCCGCCGAGGAGCGCGCGCTGGGGGTAATTCGAGAGGCCTTCCCCGAGCACGCGGTTCACAGCGAGGAATACGGTCGCGACGGCGAACATCGCTACGAGTGGGTCGTCGACCCGCTCGACGGGACGAACAACTTCGCCGCCGACATCCCGCTTTTCGCGGCGGCGGCGTGCGTCCTCGACGACGGCGACCCGCTCGTGTCGGCGGTCTACGAACCCCTCCCAGACTCGCTGTATCTCGCGCGGCGGGGCGGCGGAGCGACGATCGACGGCGACCCGCTCGTCGCCGAGAACGGCCGATCGCTCCCGCACGGAACCGTCTCGTTCGTCGTCGGCCTCCCGGCGCTCCGCGACGAGGCGTATCGAGAGCAAGCCGAAGGGTTAGAAGATGCTCTCGAGGATCGCTGTAAGCGCGTCATCAACACGTGGTCGCCCTGCGTCGACTGGGGGCTGCTCGCGCGCGGATCGATCGAGGGGCTCGTCGCCTACCGACCCGACGTCTACGAGCAGTACGCGGGCGCGCTGCTCGCCGAGGAGAGCGGCGTCGTCCACAGAGTCTTCGACGTCGAGGAGGGCGGAACGGGCCTCGAAGAGCGCACGAGCGATACCGACGCGAAGGGGATCGACGGCCTCTACGTGGCGGCGACGGACCGCGAGACGTGTGACCGACTCGTCGAGGCGGCGATGACGGTTCTCGATTGA
- a CDS encoding macro domain-containing protein: MEFTVVHGDIARQSADALVNAAGTSLQMGSGVAGALRRAGGEAVNREAVSKGPVDLGGVAVTDAYDLDAEYVIHAAAMPHYGDGKATVESVREATRNTLRRADELGCESLVIPALGCGVAGFDLEAGARIILREIDTFDPGSLEDVRFIAYGDGEYETVSRVAAEIRQRET, translated from the coding sequence ATGGAGTTTACTGTCGTCCACGGAGACATCGCACGGCAGTCGGCGGACGCGCTCGTCAACGCCGCCGGGACGAGCCTCCAGATGGGCTCGGGGGTCGCGGGCGCGCTCAGACGAGCGGGCGGCGAGGCGGTGAACCGCGAGGCCGTCTCGAAGGGTCCGGTCGATCTCGGCGGCGTCGCCGTCACCGACGCCTACGACCTCGACGCCGAGTACGTGATCCACGCCGCGGCGATGCCGCATTACGGGGACGGAAAGGCGACCGTCGAGAGCGTCCGCGAGGCCACCCGAAACACGCTGCGACGCGCCGACGAACTCGGCTGTGAGTCGCTCGTAATCCCGGCGCTCGGCTGCGGTGTCGCGGGGTTCGATCTCGAAGCGGGTGCGCGAATCATTCTGCGCGAGATCGACACCTTCGACCCCGGTTCGCTCGAAGACGTCCGATTCATCGCGTACGGAGACGGCGAGTACGAAACCGTCTCGCGAGTCGCCGCCGAAATCCGCCAACGAGAGACGTGA
- a CDS encoding ParA family protein, with the protein MTELPVGWGVTPSTGIPTVAFGNQKGGTGKTTGTINSAAALATRGHDVLAIDMDPQADMTKGLGLGPGDDTDSSNPKNELPNVLVTDEANLLDVLVDNPRTHDTRLSEIVVEADEYEHLNFDLVPSHKDMGLARDWMDDANARLSLKSALEDLVEDGYEYDFVLIDCPPDLSVLTDAAFIAAQNAFLAAQTQATSRDALDDLWDQLESIEENQGIEIAIVGLLANMYRDDGQSRKFETVFTESFASMAPIFKLPMRVAIQRAWDNGRDIFEWEDANDQDVERDLFVEIAATMERAFGRTEAKV; encoded by the coding sequence ATGACGGAACTACCTGTCGGATGGGGCGTCACGCCGTCGACCGGAATCCCGACTGTCGCTTTCGGCAACCAGAAGGGGGGGACTGGGAAGACGACCGGGACGATCAACAGTGCGGCGGCCTTGGCCACCCGGGGCCACGACGTCCTCGCGATCGATATGGACCCGCAGGCGGATATGACGAAGGGGCTCGGACTGGGACCGGGCGACGACACCGATTCGTCGAATCCGAAAAACGAGCTGCCGAACGTCCTCGTCACCGACGAGGCGAACCTACTCGATGTGCTCGTCGACAACCCGCGCACGCACGATACGAGGCTCTCGGAGATCGTCGTCGAAGCCGACGAGTACGAGCACCTGAACTTCGATCTGGTCCCGAGCCACAAAGATATGGGTCTCGCTCGGGACTGGATGGACGACGCGAACGCTCGCCTCTCGCTGAAATCCGCGCTCGAAGACTTGGTCGAGGACGGCTACGAGTACGATTTCGTCCTGATCGATTGCCCTCCCGATCTGTCGGTCCTGACCGACGCGGCGTTCATCGCGGCGCAGAACGCGTTCTTGGCGGCACAAACCCAAGCGACGTCGCGAGACGCGTTAGACGATCTGTGGGATCAGCTCGAATCGATAGAGGAGAACCAAGGAATCGAGATCGCGATCGTGGGACTGCTCGCGAATATGTACCGCGACGACGGCCAATCGCGGAAGTTCGAGACCGTGTTCACCGAGTCGTTCGCCTCGATGGCACCGATTTTCAAGCTCCCGATGCGGGTCGCGATACAGCGCGCGTGGGACAACGGGCGCGACATCTTCGAGTGGGAAGACGCGAACGATCAGGACGTAGAGCGCGACCTCTTCGTCGAAATCGCCGCGACGATGGAACGCGCCTTCGGCAGAACGGAGGCGAAGGTCTGA
- a CDS encoding TrmB family transcriptional regulator, translated as MDDTSNQDQAIELLQELGLKEYEAKSFVALARRQSGTAKDISETSEVPRTRVYDAIRVLESKGLVETQHSSPQVFRAVSIDEAVNTLQTEYVERAESLRDALSGLEPTDDETVTEATHEVWAISGDQGITSRTQQLIEGATDEAILVIGHESIFTDQLAEQLRAAKGRGVNVVVGTVDEELRIAIQDALPDVEVFVSELDWVSRSPLPGDDTEISRLLLTDREAILVSSFTEGRYDGREHEQGVFGRGFDNGLVAIVRRLMATGLLVENDPREGEA; from the coding sequence ATGGACGATACTTCAAATCAAGATCAAGCGATCGAACTGCTCCAAGAACTCGGGCTCAAAGAGTACGAGGCCAAGTCGTTCGTGGCACTCGCACGCCGCCAGAGTGGAACAGCGAAAGATATCAGCGAGACATCTGAGGTGCCCCGGACGCGCGTCTATGACGCGATTCGAGTGTTGGAATCGAAAGGCCTCGTCGAGACCCAGCATTCGAGCCCGCAGGTGTTTCGTGCTGTCTCCATCGACGAGGCTGTCAACACACTCCAGACCGAGTATGTAGAGCGCGCGGAATCACTCCGAGACGCACTGAGCGGGCTCGAACCGACTGATGATGAAACCGTCACCGAAGCCACTCACGAGGTGTGGGCAATTTCGGGTGATCAGGGTATCACGAGTCGGACCCAGCAGTTGATCGAGGGGGCGACCGACGAGGCGATCCTCGTTATCGGGCACGAGAGTATATTCACCGACCAGTTGGCCGAGCAGCTGCGGGCGGCTAAAGGACGGGGCGTCAACGTTGTGGTCGGGACGGTTGATGAGGAACTCCGGATCGCGATTCAAGACGCGCTTCCGGATGTAGAAGTGTTCGTATCCGAGCTGGACTGGGTGAGTCGCTCGCCACTCCCGGGAGATGACACCGAGATCAGCCGGTTGTTACTGACTGACCGAGAGGCGATTCTGGTGAGCTCGTTCACCGAGGGCCGTTACGACGGGCGAGAACACGAACAGGGCGTGTTCGGGCGAGGATTCGACAACGGCCTCGTCGCGATTGTTCGACGGCTGATGGCTACCGGGCTACTAGTTGAGAACGACCCGAGAGAAGGCGAAGCCTGA
- a CDS encoding helix-turn-helix domain-containing protein codes for MSGDSSDQARSTAVKHPKALGLSTYAVRTFVALVSLGKRTAQDVGEVADVPRTRVHQDGHNNAIQTRDEWLQKELSGGILFPAGSLSTQSVIHNVP; via the coding sequence CTGTCCGGCGACTCATCGGACCAAGCACGGTCGACGGCCGTCAAGCATCCCAAAGCACTCGGGCTCAGTACCTACGCCGTACGGACGTTCGTCGCTCTCGTCAGCCTCGGGAAAAGGACTGCTCAAGACGTGGGTGAAGTTGCCGACGTGCCTCGAACACGTGTTCACCAGGATGGTCACAACAACGCTATACAGACACGGGACGAATGGCTACAGAAGGAACTCTCCGGTGGAATTCTGTTTCCCGCCGGTTCTCTATCGACGCAATCGGTGATACATAATGTGCCATAA